The genomic DNA GGCAACATCCGCGAGCCCACCCGATTTGATGAATGGTACACACTCAGAAACTGCAAATAATACCTTCACGAGTTCATCAGCGCTCCCTGGACCATGCCTTTACGGACGACGATGGGTTGTTCCGGGTCCCCGATGAGTCTAACTCCATCTTCGATCTTTACATCTTTATCAAGGATGACATTTTCCAATACACAATCACGGCCGATCTGGCTTTTCTGCATGATGATGGAGTTCTTGATCGTGGTTCCTTCTCCCACCTTCACCGCCCTGAAGATCATGGAATGATCCACATGACCTTTTATGAAACAGCCATTGGCGATGATACTGTGCTTGACGCCCGCTTCGCTCGTATAGCGTGTCGGCGGCTCATCCTTCACCTTTGTGTAGATGGGCAGGTCTTTCTTGAACAGCTCCCTCCACTGATCAAGCTCTAGGAGATTCATGCTTGTTTCAAAGTACTTGTCGATGGAGTCGATCCTCTCCACGAAGCCTTGATGTTCATATCCGCATACCTTCAGACCGCTCTCCATATCTTCAACCACGTCATTCATGCACGTATACCCTGTCTGATGGCGTGATTTTATCAGATCGACAAGAAGGGATTTTTTGACCAGATACATATGAAGGGACGATCCACCGTGTCGGATCTCTGTGATATCGCAACCGATCTGGGCGTGGCGCTCAAGGACCGGACGATAGGAGATATTGCACACGGTATAGCAGTTGGTGATGAGGGCATATTCCTGGGTGCTGCGGGTGAAATAGTCGATGTGATGGGCAAAATGATTGAACGATCCGATCGTTTCGTCATTCCTCTCAAGACCAGGAACCGGGAAGAAGAACAAACCGTCCCTCTTCCTGTTCAGGTCCCAGTTTTTCCCTGACCCGAGATGATCCATGAGGGAACGGTACTGGTATTTAGGGAAGATGGCTACAGATCCGATATCTGAATTCACCATATTCGAAAGGACGAAATCGACCAGGCGATACCGGCCGGCAATCGGGAGGGCCGCAAGCGAACGGTGCAAAAGCAGGTCTCCGAGTGAATCGTAATAGCTGGTCGCATCAATGACGCCTAACAGGGTGTTTTTCATATGAACTCCTCCTCTAAGTAGATGGTCAAACTTCTTCCTGTTCGAGTAATGCCGTTAGAACCGATTCCGTTACGAGTATGATTTCATCCGACTCTTCCTCAGGCATGATGACGATGCCACTCGGCACCACTACATCAGGTGGCACGATCGCCTGCTCGATATAGGCATTTTCACCGATTTCCGCCCCTGGCATGACGACGGAACGGGTGACATGCGCACCCTTCTTCACAGAAGCTCCTTGGAACAGGACGGATTTTTCAACGGTCCCTTCAATCGTACAACCTTCATTGATCAACGATCCTTCCACATGGGCATCTTCCGAGATATATTGAGGCGGCTCATTGGGATTGACAGAATAGACCCTCCAATCCAGGTCGAAAAGATTGAGTTCATTTTTTTCATCGATAAGATCCATATTGGCCTCCCATAGGCTCCGGACCGTGCCGACATCCTTCCAGTAGCCTTCGAACGGATAAGCCATCAGCTTTTTCTTTTCATCAAGGAGAAGGGGAATGACGTCCTTTCCGAAATCATGTGTGGAGCGTGGATTGCGGTCATCCATCTCCAGGTATTCTTTCAGAAGTGACCAGTTGAAGATATAGATGCCCATGGAAGCCAGATTACTCTTAGGGAACGGCGGTTTTTCCTCGAACTCGGTCACCCTCATGGCTTCATCGGTATTCATCAAACCGAACCTGCTCGCCTCATCCCATCCGACCTCAATGACCGAAATCGTGACGTCCGCTTTCTTTTCGATATGATAATCGAGCATCTTGCTGTAATCCATTTTGTAAATATGATCTCCCGAAAGAATCAGCACATATTCCGGATCATACTGCTCGATGTAGTTCACGTTCTGGAAGATGGCACTGGCAGTCCCTGTATACCAGCGCATCTCGGAGGATTCTGCATAAGGAGGAAGCACCGTGACCCCCCCGTTCCGTCGGTCGAGATCCCACGCACTGCCGATCCCGATATACGAATTCAATACCAACGGTTGATACTGAGTCAGAACCCCCACTGTATCAATGCCGGAATTCGTACAATTACTCAATGTGAAGTCGATGATACGGTATTTGCCTCCAAAGGGCACCGCCGGTTTCGCCAGGCTCTTCGTCAATGAATTCAACCTGCTCCCTTTGCCTCCTGCCAACAACATTGCCACACATTTGCCGTTACCCATGCTAGCATCTCCCCTCATATGATTGGTTTTAAATAAACAGCTCCATAAGGCGGTATCGTCATTTCAATTGATCCCTCTTTCCCGTGATAGGCCCCTTTCGTGACAAGAAGGGGGTGGGGATTGATTTGATGTGAGCCTCCAAAGCGTTCTTCATCGCTGTTCAAGATCTCTTGATATGCTTTCACAAGGGGCACCCCCACCCTATAGTGGTGGTAGGCTTCCTTGCTGAAATTACAGATGATGATCAGATGCTCTCCCTCTGAATGCCGGATGAAAGAGAAGATCTGCTGATTGGCATTATTGACATCGATCCATTCAAAACCGTCACTCCGATGGTCCCACTGGTGAAGCGGTGTTGCACCTCTATATAGATGCAGCACTTCTTTGAAATATGAGTTGAATTTGTGATGAAAATCGTAACTCATCAAATGCCAGTCCAACTGCTCCAGGTCCTTCCATTCGGCAAAGGGAGCCAGTTCACTTCCCATGAACAGAAGCTTTTTACCTGGATGACCTGTCATGAACGCAAGGAGCAGCCGATACTGGGCAAACTTTTGCCAATGATCCCCCGGCATCTTATCCAGCAATGACCTCTTCCCATGGACCACCTCATCATGTGAGAAAGGCAGGATATAGTTTTCCGAAAACGCATAGAGGATGGAGAACGTGATGAGGGAATGAAGCCCTCTTCTTTCTTCCGGTGTCGCTTCCATGTAGGTGAGCACATCATTCATCCAGCCCATGTTCCACTTATAGCTGAAGCCAAGCCCCCCGTAGTGAACCGGAGAGGTGACCTGGGGCCAATCGGTGGAATCCTCCGCCATCATCAGAAAGGCAGGGTCAAACTCAAACACGGATGTGTTCAACCGTTTAAGGAATTCCAGTGCCCCCTCATTCGCAGCCGACTCCCCCTGATTCGCCCAGTAAATGATGTTCGCAACGGCGTCGACCCTGAAGCCGTCGATGTGGTACTTCTCCATCCAGAAACGGGCATTGGATAGGAGAAAGCTCCTTACTTCTCCTTTTGCGAGGTCGAAGTTGACCGTACCCCATGTATGATTCTCACGGTCACTATCCCTGGCATATTCATAGGCGAAGGATCCGTCGAATTGATACAGTCCATGGGCATCCTTGCAAAAATGACCGGGTACCCAATCCATGATGACGCCTATTTGATGAGCATGGCATTCATTCACAAACGCCATGAACTCATGGGGTGAACCATATCTGCTTGTGGGAGCATAATAGCCTGTCCCCTGATAGCCCCACGAACGATCGAATGGATGCTCGGTCACCGGCAGGATTTCAATATGGGTGAAGCCGTGTTCCTTCACATGCGGAATCAGTTCATCCGCGAGCTCTGAATAGGTAAGAAAACTGCCATCCCTCTTCTTTTTCCATGTTCCCAAATGGACTTCATATATGAACATTGGTTGATCAAATCGATTATGTTTCTCTTTCACCTTCATCCAATCGCGATCGCTCCACTTAA from Rossellomorea marisflavi includes the following:
- a CDS encoding sugar phosphate nucleotidyltransferase, translating into MKNTLLGVIDATSYYDSLGDLLLHRSLAALPIAGRYRLVDFVLSNMVNSDIGSVAIFPKYQYRSLMDHLGSGKNWDLNRKRDGLFFFPVPGLERNDETIGSFNHFAHHIDYFTRSTQEYALITNCYTVCNISYRPVLERHAQIGCDITEIRHGGSSLHMYLVKKSLLVDLIKSRHQTGYTCMNDVVEDMESGLKVCGYEHQGFVERIDSIDKYFETSMNLLELDQWRELFKKDLPIYTKVKDEPPTRYTSEAGVKHSIIANGCFIKGHVDHSMIFRAVKVGEGTTIKNSIIMQKSQIGRDCVLENVILDKDVKIEDGVRLIGDPEQPIVVRKGMVQGALMNS
- a CDS encoding glucose-1-phosphate adenylyltransferase yields the protein MGNGKCVAMLLAGGKGSRLNSLTKSLAKPAVPFGGKYRIIDFTLSNCTNSGIDTVGVLTQYQPLVLNSYIGIGSAWDLDRRNGGVTVLPPYAESSEMRWYTGTASAIFQNVNYIEQYDPEYVLILSGDHIYKMDYSKMLDYHIEKKADVTISVIEVGWDEASRFGLMNTDEAMRVTEFEEKPPFPKSNLASMGIYIFNWSLLKEYLEMDDRNPRSTHDFGKDVIPLLLDEKKKLMAYPFEGYWKDVGTVRSLWEANMDLIDEKNELNLFDLDWRVYSVNPNEPPQYISEDAHVEGSLINEGCTIEGTVEKSVLFQGASVKKGAHVTRSVVMPGAEIGENAYIEQAIVPPDVVVPSGIVIMPEEESDEIILVTESVLTALLEQEEV
- the glgB gene encoding 1,4-alpha-glucan branching enzyme produces the protein MDTLSLTDYDVFLFHEGNMQHAYRFMGCHVKAGISTDFCVWAPEARSISVVGSFNNWNGRGFELKRINQEGVWMIRVDEDLTGSTYKYEIVTASGERRMKADPYGFSSEVRPRTASVVYDLEGFKWSDRDWMKVKEKHNRFDQPMFIYEVHLGTWKKKRDGSFLTYSELADELIPHVKEHGFTHIEILPVTEHPFDRSWGYQGTGYYAPTSRYGSPHEFMAFVNECHAHQIGVIMDWVPGHFCKDAHGLYQFDGSFAYEYARDSDRENHTWGTVNFDLAKGEVRSFLLSNARFWMEKYHIDGFRVDAVANIIYWANQGESAANEGALEFLKRLNTSVFEFDPAFLMMAEDSTDWPQVTSPVHYGGLGFSYKWNMGWMNDVLTYMEATPEERRGLHSLITFSILYAFSENYILPFSHDEVVHGKRSLLDKMPGDHWQKFAQYRLLLAFMTGHPGKKLLFMGSELAPFAEWKDLEQLDWHLMSYDFHHKFNSYFKEVLHLYRGATPLHQWDHRSDGFEWIDVNNANQQIFSFIRHSEGEHLIIICNFSKEAYHHYRVGVPLVKAYQEILNSDEERFGGSHQINPHPLLVTKGAYHGKEGSIEMTIPPYGAVYLKPII